A region of Pyxidicoccus parkwaysis DNA encodes the following proteins:
- a CDS encoding 1,4-dihydroxy-2-naphthoate polyprenyltransferase: MSTSVPGVGPAVEKPRPGLKLWVMAARPKTLTAALVPVLVGTALAFGLGVGRALPALAALIGAVLIQIGTNFINDYYDFKKGADTHERLGPKRVTQSGLIAPSTVLAGAAVCFGLATAVGLYLVVVGGWPIIAIGVASLLCGFAYTGGPFPLGYHGLGDVFVFIFFGLVAVTGTYYVQAGTVDPAAWWAAVPVGAIGTALIVVNNQRDASTDVKAGKRTLVVRFGTGMGRAEYVLLLVLAYATPFAMYALGQASPWVFLALLSLPLSIPPLRLMMTAQGAALNPALGGTARLQLIYGLLFALGLYLR; encoded by the coding sequence ATGAGCACGTCGGTTCCTGGCGTGGGGCCCGCGGTGGAGAAGCCGCGCCCCGGCCTGAAGCTCTGGGTGATGGCGGCGCGGCCGAAGACGCTGACGGCGGCGCTGGTGCCGGTGCTGGTGGGCACGGCGCTCGCGTTCGGCCTGGGCGTGGGGCGCGCGCTTCCGGCGCTCGCGGCGCTCATCGGCGCGGTGCTCATCCAGATTGGCACCAACTTCATCAACGACTACTACGACTTCAAGAAGGGCGCGGACACGCACGAGCGGCTCGGTCCCAAGCGCGTGACGCAGAGCGGGCTCATCGCGCCGAGCACGGTGCTGGCCGGCGCGGCGGTGTGCTTCGGGCTGGCGACGGCGGTGGGCCTGTACCTCGTGGTGGTGGGTGGCTGGCCCATCATCGCGATTGGCGTCGCGTCGCTGCTGTGCGGCTTCGCGTACACGGGCGGTCCGTTTCCGCTGGGCTACCACGGGCTCGGCGACGTGTTCGTGTTCATCTTCTTCGGGCTCGTGGCGGTGACGGGGACGTACTACGTGCAGGCGGGCACGGTGGACCCGGCCGCGTGGTGGGCAGCGGTGCCGGTGGGGGCCATCGGCACGGCGCTCATCGTGGTGAACAACCAGCGTGATGCCTCGACGGACGTGAAGGCAGGCAAGCGGACGCTGGTGGTGCGCTTCGGCACGGGCATGGGGCGCGCGGAGTACGTGCTGCTGCTCGTGCTGGCGTATGCGACGCCCTTCGCGATGTACGCGCTGGGGCAGGCGAGCCCCTGGGTCTTCCTGGCCCTGTTGAGTCTTCCGCTCTCGATTCCACCTCTGAGGTTGATGATGACCGCCCAGGGGGCCGCGCTGAACCCGGCCCTGGGGGGGACGGCCCGGCTTCAGCTCATCTATGGCCTGCTGTTCGCGCTGGGGCTGTACCTGA
- the menH gene encoding 2-succinyl-6-hydroxy-2,4-cyclohexadiene-1-carboxylate synthase, whose product MGVTLAYETWGEGPRPLVLLHGFTGSRSSFDHLRPLLGRAVKAIAVDLPGHGATPLPTRTGREGFLETVDALVALVDRLALGPVDLLGYSQGARVALAAAVRAPDRFGRLIMESGSPGLHRRQERAARREADAQLSAFIRARGVDAFVDRWEALPLFEGLRQLPAERREALRERRRACTPEGLAGALECLGLGVQPDYWPELHAQRLPTLLLTGAKDEKFTQTARRMAAELPVVWRRAFTDSHHAPHLEAPEEYAREVLGFLQTPWYEAPQFDSPATMVVGAGRVS is encoded by the coding sequence ATGGGCGTGACGCTGGCATATGAGACGTGGGGTGAAGGCCCCCGGCCGCTCGTGCTGCTGCACGGCTTCACCGGAAGCCGGAGCTCCTTCGACCACCTGCGCCCGCTCCTGGGCCGCGCGGTGAAGGCCATCGCGGTGGACCTGCCCGGACACGGCGCCACGCCGCTGCCGACGCGCACGGGCCGCGAGGGCTTCCTGGAGACGGTGGACGCGCTCGTAGCGCTCGTGGACCGGTTGGCGCTGGGCCCGGTGGACCTCCTAGGCTACTCGCAGGGCGCGCGCGTGGCGCTGGCTGCGGCGGTGCGCGCACCGGACCGCTTCGGCCGGCTCATCATGGAGAGCGGCTCGCCGGGCCTGCACCGCCGTCAGGAGCGGGCCGCGCGTCGTGAAGCGGACGCACAGCTCTCAGCCTTCATCCGCGCCAGGGGCGTGGACGCCTTCGTGGACCGCTGGGAGGCACTGCCCCTCTTCGAAGGCCTGCGCCAGTTGCCCGCCGAGCGCCGTGAGGCCCTGCGCGAGCGGCGCCGCGCCTGCACGCCGGAAGGCCTGGCCGGAGCGCTGGAGTGCCTGGGCCTGGGCGTGCAGCCCGACTACTGGCCGGAACTCCACGCGCAGCGGCTGCCCACGCTGCTGCTCACGGGCGCGAAGGACGAGAAATTCACCCAGACGGCGCGCCGCATGGCCGCGGAGCTGCCAGTGGTGTGGCGCCGCGCCTTCACGGACAGCCACCACGCGCCGCACCTGGAGGCGCCGGAGGAGTACGCCCGCGAGGTGCTGGGCTTCCTCCAGACGCCCTGGTACGAGGCGCCGCAGTTCGACAGCCCCGCCACGATGGTGGTGGGCGCGGGGAGGGTGAGCTGA
- the menD gene encoding 2-succinyl-5-enolpyruvyl-6-hydroxy-3-cyclohexene-1-carboxylic-acid synthase, with protein MSSDANVNVLWARALLEELTRGGVRHAVVCPGSRSSPLALACARAEGLRTWSVIDERSAGFFALGLAKQSRAPVVLVATSGTAGAHFYPAVIEAAQAHVPLVVLTADRPPELQGWGAPQTVPQARFYGEHARLFADLGLPEASDVAVTHLRATAARAVATAMRAPRGAVQLNVPFREPLAPVAEPFGEERLSALTKAGRPGAAFTRIVPPTPLPDAAALEDVRRRIAASERGIIICGPRDEADGFADAISALSQATGYPVLAEATSQARYGGGPLTVSHYDALLRHVPFAKTHRPDLVLRFGGGLTPKVPQQWLDASGADIVLFSDGGALFDPAHRAAVVVEGSAVAACEALSRGPARGVGPWARSFLAAERLARAELESAFAEQAEELSEPRIAREVVAALPAGVPLFVSSSMPIRAVDAFAPAGSVPLRVLANRGANGIDGIISSALGVAAAAGRPAVLLTGDLALLHDVGAFVTASRAKLSLTVVVVNNDGGGIFSFLPIAQAARPDDFESLFGTPHGVDFAHAAALGGARLHRPTTPMALRAAVREGLEGGLHLVEARVDRAANVDEHRQLFARMAAALGDGPWA; from the coding sequence ATGTCGTCAGACGCTAACGTCAACGTGCTGTGGGCGCGCGCGTTGCTGGAGGAGCTGACGCGCGGGGGCGTGCGGCACGCGGTGGTGTGTCCGGGCTCTCGTTCGTCGCCGCTGGCGCTGGCGTGCGCCCGCGCGGAGGGGCTGCGCACGTGGTCCGTCATCGACGAGCGGAGCGCGGGCTTCTTCGCGCTGGGGCTCGCGAAGCAGTCGCGTGCGCCGGTGGTGCTGGTGGCCACGAGCGGCACGGCGGGCGCGCACTTCTACCCGGCCGTCATCGAGGCCGCGCAGGCACACGTGCCGCTGGTGGTGCTGACGGCGGACCGGCCGCCGGAGCTGCAGGGGTGGGGTGCGCCGCAGACGGTGCCGCAGGCGCGCTTCTACGGCGAGCACGCGCGCCTCTTCGCCGACCTGGGCCTGCCCGAGGCGAGCGACGTGGCCGTGACGCACCTGCGCGCCACCGCCGCGCGAGCCGTGGCCACCGCGATGCGCGCCCCGCGAGGCGCCGTGCAGCTCAACGTGCCCTTCCGCGAGCCGCTGGCCCCGGTGGCCGAGCCCTTCGGCGAGGAGCGCCTCTCCGCGCTGACGAAGGCGGGCCGGCCCGGAGCGGCGTTCACGCGAATCGTTCCGCCCACGCCGCTGCCGGACGCGGCCGCGCTGGAGGACGTACGCCGCCGCATCGCCGCCTCCGAGCGGGGCATCATCATCTGCGGCCCGCGTGACGAGGCGGACGGCTTCGCGGACGCCATCAGCGCGCTGTCGCAGGCGACGGGCTACCCGGTGCTGGCCGAGGCCACCTCGCAGGCGCGCTACGGCGGCGGTCCGCTCACCGTGTCGCACTACGACGCGCTGCTGCGCCATGTGCCCTTCGCGAAGACTCACCGTCCGGACCTGGTGCTGCGCTTCGGTGGAGGGCTGACGCCCAAGGTGCCGCAGCAGTGGCTCGACGCGTCCGGCGCGGACATCGTCCTCTTCAGTGACGGAGGTGCGCTGTTCGACCCGGCGCACCGCGCGGCGGTGGTGGTGGAGGGCTCGGCGGTGGCGGCGTGTGAGGCGCTGTCTCGCGGCCCTGCGCGCGGCGTGGGGCCCTGGGCGCGGAGCTTCCTCGCGGCGGAGCGACTGGCGCGCGCGGAGCTGGAGTCCGCCTTCGCCGAGCAGGCCGAGGAGCTCAGCGAGCCGCGCATCGCGCGCGAGGTGGTGGCGGCGCTGCCGGCCGGCGTGCCGCTCTTCGTCTCCAGCAGCATGCCCATCCGCGCGGTGGACGCCTTCGCTCCGGCGGGCTCGGTGCCGCTGCGGGTGCTGGCGAATCGCGGGGCCAACGGCATCGACGGCATCATCTCCAGCGCGCTCGGCGTGGCCGCGGCGGCGGGGCGGCCCGCGGTGCTGCTCACGGGAGACCTGGCGCTGCTGCACGACGTGGGCGCCTTCGTCACCGCGTCGCGCGCGAAGCTGTCGCTCACCGTGGTGGTGGTGAACAACGACGGCGGCGGCATCTTCTCCTTCCTGCCGATTGCACAGGCCGCGCGGCCGGACGACTTCGAGTCCCTCTTCGGCACCCCGCATGGCGTGGACTTCGCGCACGCCGCGGCGCTGGGTGGCGCGCGCCTGCACCGTCCCACGACGCCCATGGCGCTTCGCGCGGCGGTGCGCGAGGGCCTGGAAGGTGGACTGCATCTGGTGGAGGCGCGGGTGGACCGCGCCGCCAACGTGGACGAGCACCGGCAGCTCTTCGCTCGGATGGCTGCCGCACTGGGAGACGGACCATGGGCGTGA
- a CDS encoding isochorismate synthase: MKTLNPVEGQRWVAGMMPLAVGDPLAGADVLGVPSVYWERPLAQEAAAGWGEAAVVVAEEPSQAPAALASLGALSLRWVGEEPESMPGPWFGGMRFGATGVPDAAWNAHGVARWTLPEVLVWRAGTGLMVAAFAPEERGGEDAVRSRLERVRACYPEAYRHARGTPVALAQASSRPAFEARVERALEAIAAGHLQKVVLARSLDAEGPEAFDLVDVLARLREQNPRCATFLFRAPDGTCFLGATPETLCRVEGQVVQTEALAGTAAPGQAEGLKGHDKDLREHDSVVRYILATLRPLAEKVTSDSEPALLTLKNVVHLRTGIRAELRPGVTAAQVVAALHPTPAVGGFPRERALSFLVENEGLDRGWYAGPVGWIGPKRAHLMVALRSALVRGAKARLFVGVGLVAGSTPEAEWRETEMKSLAMLRALGGGDVVRR; this comes from the coding sequence ATGAAGACGCTCAATCCCGTTGAGGGCCAGCGCTGGGTGGCCGGAATGATGCCCCTGGCGGTTGGGGATCCGCTCGCGGGAGCGGACGTGCTCGGCGTTCCATCGGTCTACTGGGAGCGGCCGCTGGCGCAGGAGGCCGCGGCCGGCTGGGGCGAGGCGGCGGTGGTGGTGGCGGAGGAGCCGTCCCAGGCTCCGGCCGCGCTGGCGTCGTTGGGGGCCCTGTCGCTCCGCTGGGTGGGCGAGGAGCCCGAGTCCATGCCCGGCCCGTGGTTCGGTGGAATGCGCTTCGGCGCCACCGGTGTGCCGGACGCGGCGTGGAACGCGCACGGTGTCGCGCGCTGGACGTTGCCCGAGGTCCTGGTGTGGCGTGCCGGCACGGGACTGATGGTGGCGGCCTTCGCGCCCGAGGAGCGGGGCGGCGAGGACGCGGTGCGCTCGCGGCTGGAGCGGGTGCGCGCGTGCTACCCGGAGGCGTACCGGCATGCGCGCGGCACGCCCGTGGCATTGGCGCAGGCGTCATCGCGTCCGGCCTTCGAGGCGCGGGTGGAGCGCGCGCTGGAGGCGATTGCGGCGGGGCACCTCCAGAAGGTGGTGCTGGCGCGCTCGCTGGACGCGGAGGGGCCCGAGGCCTTCGACCTGGTGGACGTGCTGGCCCGCCTGCGCGAGCAGAACCCGCGCTGCGCCACGTTCCTCTTCCGTGCGCCGGATGGCACGTGCTTCCTCGGTGCCACGCCGGAGACGCTGTGCCGGGTGGAGGGGCAGGTGGTGCAGACGGAGGCGCTCGCGGGTACTGCGGCGCCGGGGCAGGCGGAGGGGTTGAAGGGGCACGACAAGGACTTGCGCGAGCACGACTCGGTGGTGCGCTACATCCTCGCGACGCTGCGCCCGCTGGCGGAGAAGGTGACGTCGGACTCGGAGCCCGCGCTGCTCACGTTGAAGAACGTGGTGCACCTGCGCACGGGCATTCGCGCGGAATTGCGCCCGGGAGTGACGGCGGCGCAGGTGGTGGCGGCGCTGCATCCGACGCCCGCGGTGGGCGGCTTCCCGCGTGAGCGGGCGCTGTCCTTCCTGGTGGAGAACGAAGGGCTGGACCGCGGCTGGTACGCGGGGCCGGTGGGCTGGATAGGGCCGAAGCGGGCGCACCTGATGGTGGCGCTGCGCTCGGCGTTGGTGCGAGGGGCGAAGGCGCGGCTGTTCGTGGGCGTGGGCCTGGTGGCGGGCTCCACCCCGGAGGCCGAGTGGCGGGAGACGGAGATGAAGAGCCTGGCCATGTTGCGGGCGCTGGGAGGCGGGGATGTCGTCAGACGCTAA
- the aroF gene encoding 3-deoxy-7-phosphoheptulonate synthase has protein sequence MLRATRPEGTRIRVGTVEFGGPGFVVMAGPCAVEGAEQVERAAAAVADAGAHVLRGGVFKPRTSPYAFQGMGEPGLHVLAEAGRRHGLPIISEVMEPSQLPFMEESADILQVGARNMQNFSLLRALGKSRRPVLLKRGLSATLQEWLLAAEYILDGGNEQVMLCERGIRTFETELRNTLDLAAVAWAKQRSHLPVIVDPSHATGVAELILPMSLAAAAAGADGLLIEVHPRPEQALCDGHQALTPERFQTLMRRLPAVLGAVDRHLWRPDSPAQVARAR, from the coding sequence GTGCTGCGCGCGACGCGGCCCGAGGGCACGCGCATCCGGGTGGGCACCGTCGAGTTCGGTGGCCCGGGCTTCGTCGTCATGGCGGGGCCGTGCGCGGTGGAGGGCGCGGAGCAGGTGGAGCGCGCCGCCGCCGCCGTCGCTGACGCCGGGGCCCATGTCCTCCGCGGCGGCGTATTCAAGCCTCGCACCAGCCCCTACGCCTTCCAGGGCATGGGCGAGCCCGGCCTGCACGTGCTGGCCGAGGCGGGCCGCCGTCATGGGCTGCCCATCATCAGCGAGGTGATGGAGCCCTCGCAGCTCCCGTTCATGGAGGAGTCCGCGGACATCCTCCAGGTGGGCGCGCGCAACATGCAGAACTTCTCGCTGCTACGAGCCCTGGGAAAGTCGCGCCGGCCAGTGCTGCTCAAGCGCGGCCTGTCCGCCACGCTCCAGGAGTGGCTGCTGGCGGCGGAGTACATCCTCGACGGCGGCAACGAGCAGGTGATGCTGTGCGAGCGCGGCATCCGGACTTTCGAGACGGAGCTGCGCAACACGCTCGATTTGGCGGCGGTGGCGTGGGCGAAGCAGCGCTCGCACCTGCCCGTCATCGTGGACCCGTCGCATGCGACGGGCGTCGCGGAGCTCATCCTCCCCATGTCGCTGGCCGCCGCGGCCGCGGGGGCGGATGGATTGTTGATTGAAGTCCACCCCCGGCCGGAGCAGGCGTTGTGCGATGGCCACCAGGCCCTGACGCCGGAGCGCTTCCAGACGTTGATGCGCCGGCTGCCAGCCGTGCTAGGAGCGGTGGACCGACACCTTTGGAGGCCGGACAGCCCGGCCCAGGTCGCGAGGGCTCGATGA
- the ubiE gene encoding bifunctional demethylmenaquinone methyltransferase/2-methoxy-6-polyprenyl-1,4-benzoquinol methylase UbiE — translation MSTEVRQMFSSIAPRYDVTNEVLSFGVHRLWRRTAVRLSGAKEGSTVLDCATGTGDLAMVFKRKVGGTGRVVGTDFCPEMLESAPAKAAKAGLQVEFQVADALALPFADNSFDVASIAFGIRNVDDPVKCLKEMARVVRPGGRVVVLEFGQPNGVFGALFRFYSKSIMPAIGGMLTGNRAAYEYLPRTSANFPAGDKFVALMEQAGAYSERAAHPLTFGTAYVYVGTVR, via the coding sequence ATGAGCACCGAAGTCCGTCAGATGTTTTCTTCCATCGCTCCGCGGTACGACGTGACGAACGAGGTCCTCTCGTTCGGCGTGCACCGCCTGTGGCGGCGGACCGCCGTGCGTCTCAGTGGTGCGAAGGAGGGCAGCACCGTCCTCGACTGCGCCACCGGCACCGGCGACCTGGCCATGGTCTTCAAGCGCAAGGTGGGCGGCACCGGCCGCGTCGTCGGCACCGACTTCTGCCCGGAGATGCTGGAGAGCGCCCCCGCGAAGGCGGCGAAGGCCGGCCTCCAGGTGGAGTTCCAGGTGGCGGACGCGCTCGCCCTGCCCTTCGCGGACAACTCCTTCGACGTGGCCTCCATCGCCTTCGGCATCCGCAACGTGGATGACCCGGTGAAGTGCCTGAAGGAGATGGCCCGCGTGGTGCGCCCCGGCGGCCGCGTGGTGGTGCTGGAGTTCGGCCAGCCCAACGGCGTCTTCGGCGCGCTGTTCCGCTTCTACAGCAAGAGCATCATGCCGGCCATCGGCGGCATGCTGACGGGCAACCGCGCCGCGTACGAGTACCTGCCCCGCACCTCCGCGAACTTCCCCGCCGGAGACAAGTTCGTCGCGCTGATGGAGCAGGCCGGCGCGTACTCGGAGCGAGCCGCCCATCCGCTGACGTTCGGCACCGCCTACGTCTATGTCGGCACCGTCCGCTGA
- a CDS encoding shikimate kinase, with amino-acid sequence MSAPSAEERKRLVEQVLASVDPRLAPGLQEALALPGPTLLPAPGQTVVIAGHRSAGKTRLLPLVGGLLGRTGIDLDAHLERTHGRPLRRWVAEAPAEFRAAERRALLELPPGGLVSLGGGFLSHHADALTGLYTLLVPISFDTYRERLLRDRTRPRLRPELSLEDELSSVFHEREALHARVPTVALVDFLRGCLTAEVPS; translated from the coding sequence ATGTCGGCACCGTCCGCTGAGGAGCGAAAGCGCCTCGTCGAACAGGTCCTCGCCTCCGTAGACCCCCGGCTCGCGCCGGGGCTTCAGGAGGCGCTCGCCCTTCCAGGGCCCACCCTGCTGCCGGCACCCGGGCAGACGGTGGTGATTGCCGGCCACCGCAGCGCGGGCAAGACACGCCTGCTGCCGCTGGTGGGCGGATTGCTCGGCAGGACAGGCATCGACCTGGATGCGCACCTGGAGCGCACCCATGGCCGCCCGCTGCGCAGATGGGTGGCCGAGGCACCGGCGGAGTTCCGCGCCGCCGAGCGCCGCGCCCTTCTGGAGTTGCCGCCCGGTGGGCTGGTGTCCCTGGGAGGCGGCTTCCTGTCGCACCATGCGGACGCGCTGACGGGCCTCTACACGCTGCTCGTCCCCATCAGCTTCGACACCTACCGCGAGCGCCTGCTCAGGGACCGGACGCGCCCGCGCCTGCGCCCCGAGCTCTCGCTCGAAGACGAATTGTCCTCCGTGTTCCATGAGCGCGAGGCGCTACACGCCCGCGTCCCCACGGTGGCCCTGGTGGATTTCCTCCGGGGCTGCCTCACCGCCGAGGTCCCTTCGTGA
- a CDS encoding shikimate dehydrogenase: MTPARRVVTLPPTVLGTDAVHFARACQRRGADVLELRTDLHTADAVDIEALAQVLPLLVSERGKPLPPAWVSAAWRVDRDLKDTRGREGSLDAPSGKLLASHHAERQLSTAEALALWERELPPDALVKHVEPMLGPEHLRTLLETQRLLVQRFGVSRVTVLGMGPVALPARAVLARNNVLDYVAAGGSWAAAPGQRLLDDVVREMRGVDRLTLEPPLRLGILGTSIVHSRSPRIHRQPFDRIDIPEDGPVETLVDSLLPHYAGFAVTSPFKLRLAQHTRSSLPAINTLVRRGDHWESFNTDTFGARTVMERLEAKEAFVLGDGGATAAMKAVADEAGCALRVLRRADIDAPLTGAGVWTWPDRVSPPEQLRFNKARVAVIAYGAPGRRIATEIQRRGGTPVLLGAAWFVAQARRQRQLWESAT, encoded by the coding sequence GTGACGCCCGCCCGTCGCGTCGTCACCCTGCCCCCCACCGTGCTCGGCACCGACGCCGTGCACTTCGCGCGCGCGTGCCAGCGCCGGGGGGCGGACGTGCTCGAGCTTCGCACCGACCTGCACACCGCCGACGCCGTCGACATCGAGGCGCTCGCGCAGGTGCTCCCGCTGCTCGTCTCCGAGCGGGGCAAGCCCCTGCCGCCCGCCTGGGTCTCCGCCGCGTGGCGCGTGGACCGCGACTTGAAGGACACCCGGGGACGCGAGGGCTCGCTGGATGCGCCCTCCGGGAAGCTGCTCGCGTCGCACCACGCGGAGCGCCAGCTCTCCACCGCTGAGGCCCTGGCGCTGTGGGAGCGCGAGCTGCCCCCGGACGCGCTGGTGAAGCACGTGGAGCCCATGCTCGGGCCCGAGCACCTGCGCACGTTGCTGGAGACACAGCGATTGCTGGTGCAACGCTTTGGCGTTTCACGAGTCACCGTACTCGGCATGGGGCCGGTGGCGCTGCCGGCGCGCGCAGTGCTGGCGCGCAACAACGTGCTCGACTACGTGGCGGCGGGAGGTTCCTGGGCCGCGGCGCCGGGACAGCGACTGCTCGACGACGTGGTGCGCGAGATGCGCGGCGTGGACCGGCTGACGCTGGAGCCGCCCCTGAGGCTCGGAATCCTGGGCACGAGCATCGTCCACTCGCGCTCGCCGCGCATCCACCGTCAGCCGTTCGACCGCATCGACATCCCCGAGGACGGGCCCGTCGAGACGCTGGTGGACTCGCTGCTGCCGCACTACGCGGGCTTCGCCGTCACCAGTCCCTTCAAGCTCCGGCTCGCGCAGCACACGCGCTCGTCGCTGCCGGCCATCAACACGCTGGTGCGCCGGGGCGACCACTGGGAGTCCTTCAACACCGACACGTTCGGCGCCCGCACGGTGATGGAGCGGCTCGAAGCGAAGGAGGCCTTCGTCCTCGGTGACGGCGGCGCCACGGCGGCGATGAAGGCGGTGGCGGACGAGGCGGGCTGTGCCTTGCGCGTCCTCCGCCGCGCCGACATCGATGCCCCGTTGACGGGGGCCGGCGTGTGGACGTGGCCGGACCGCGTGTCGCCGCCGGAGCAACTGCGTTTCAATAAGGCGCGCGTCGCCGTCATCGCATACGGTGCGCCGGGCCGGCGCATCGCCACGGAGATTCAGCGCCGTGGAGGCACGCCGGTCCTGCTGGGCGCCGCGTGGTTCGTGGCGCAGGCCCGGCGACAGCGCCAGCTCTGGGAGTCCGCGACATGA
- the aroC gene encoding chorismate synthase, with protein sequence MNTFGTLFRLTTFGESHGPALGSVIDGCPAGVPLTREQIQVALDRRRPGQSALVTPRSEPDQVEILSGVFEDKTLGTPIAAIVRNTNQRSGDYEKLKQEDRPGHADAVWRERFKHRDHRGGGRTSGRETLCRVIGGAIAEAYLARDLPSIRTVAYVSQVGDLVASVPAPGLTRELVDAHPTRCPDANLREEMSRRILAAKEAGDSLGGSIDVRVEGLPVGLGEPIFGKVKALIAQALGSIGAVTGVVWGPPDLLERIGQPGTVFHSVKDAYGGIQGGLANGEPMQVRAFFKPPATLKDHAKGGRHDPCIMPRAVPVLEAMVSLVIADLVLNLNARPHTP encoded by the coding sequence ATGAACACCTTCGGCACACTCTTCCGCTTGACGACCTTTGGCGAGAGCCACGGGCCCGCGCTCGGCTCCGTCATCGACGGCTGCCCCGCTGGCGTGCCCCTCACCCGCGAGCAGATTCAAGTCGCCTTGGACCGCCGCCGTCCGGGCCAGTCCGCGCTCGTCACGCCTCGCAGCGAGCCGGACCAGGTCGAAATCCTCTCCGGCGTCTTCGAGGACAAGACGCTGGGCACGCCCATCGCCGCCATCGTCCGCAACACCAACCAGCGCTCGGGCGACTACGAAAAGCTGAAGCAAGAGGACCGCCCCGGCCACGCGGACGCCGTGTGGCGCGAGCGCTTCAAGCATCGAGACCACCGCGGCGGCGGTCGCACCAGCGGCCGCGAGACGCTCTGCCGCGTCATCGGCGGTGCCATTGCCGAGGCGTACCTCGCTCGCGACCTTCCCTCCATCCGCACCGTCGCGTACGTGTCGCAGGTGGGCGACCTCGTGGCCTCGGTGCCGGCGCCCGGCCTCACGCGTGAGTTGGTGGATGCGCACCCCACGCGCTGCCCGGACGCGAACCTCCGCGAGGAGATGTCCCGCCGCATCCTCGCCGCGAAGGAGGCCGGGGACAGCCTCGGTGGCTCCATCGACGTGCGCGTGGAGGGCCTGCCCGTGGGCCTGGGCGAGCCCATCTTCGGCAAGGTGAAGGCGCTCATCGCGCAGGCGCTCGGCAGCATCGGCGCGGTGACGGGCGTCGTCTGGGGACCGCCGGACCTGCTCGAACGCATCGGCCAGCCCGGCACGGTGTTCCACTCGGTGAAGGACGCCTACGGCGGCATCCAGGGCGGCCTCGCCAACGGCGAGCCCATGCAGGTGCGCGCATTCTTCAAGCCGCCCGCCACGCTGAAGGACCACGCGAAGGGCGGACGTCACGACCCGTGCATCATGCCCCGCGCCGTCCCCGTGCTGGAGGCGATGGTGTCGCTGGTCATCGCCGACCTCGTCCTCAATCTGAACGCCCGGCCCCACACGCCATGA
- a CDS encoding 3-dehydroquinate synthase, whose amino-acid sequence MSAFLPPGAYRPPVDRWGTFSRLAASLPEGSVAVVDRTVAKLHPTLVSTLEARKPRAIIQLVGGESAKTFTALEKVLAAGLSLPRSGTLLAVGGGTVGDVSTVAAHLLKRGVRLVQVPTTLLAAVDSSLGGKGAVDMTVRGRVVKNPAGVFHYAEEGWLCPEFFSTLSETQVREGSLEAWKMVISLDATLFRRYVRKPPELQKLVKDARMLKERVCAQDPYEHQGLRRVLNFGHTFGHVLESVSHFKLSHGDGVGLGMLLALDVGRLLGVTPGPVAEQAEAALANGPGVQGRERAAALLRRAPLKDIVTLLNADKKAGRGGELRMVLLTAIGTAVVQDVAEATWRELWPAWTKGVRP is encoded by the coding sequence ATGAGCGCATTCCTCCCCCCCGGCGCCTACCGTCCTCCCGTCGACCGCTGGGGCACCTTCTCTCGCCTCGCCGCGAGCCTCCCCGAGGGCAGCGTGGCCGTGGTGGACCGCACCGTCGCGAAGCTGCACCCGACGCTCGTCTCCACGCTCGAGGCCCGCAAGCCGCGCGCCATCATCCAGCTCGTCGGCGGCGAGAGCGCCAAGACGTTCACCGCGCTGGAGAAGGTGCTCGCGGCGGGCCTGTCCCTGCCGCGCTCCGGCACGTTGCTGGCCGTGGGCGGAGGCACCGTGGGCGACGTGTCCACCGTGGCCGCGCACCTGCTCAAGCGCGGCGTGCGGCTGGTGCAGGTGCCCACCACGCTGCTGGCCGCGGTGGACAGCAGCCTCGGCGGCAAGGGCGCGGTGGACATGACGGTGCGCGGGCGCGTGGTGAAGAACCCCGCCGGCGTCTTCCACTACGCGGAAGAGGGCTGGCTCTGTCCGGAGTTCTTCTCCACCCTCTCCGAGACACAGGTGCGCGAGGGCTCGCTGGAAGCGTGGAAGATGGTCATCAGCCTCGATGCCACGCTCTTCCGCCGCTACGTGCGCAAGCCGCCCGAGCTGCAGAAGCTGGTGAAGGACGCGCGCATGTTGAAGGAGCGCGTCTGCGCGCAGGACCCGTACGAGCACCAGGGCCTGCGCCGCGTGCTCAACTTCGGCCACACCTTCGGCCACGTGCTGGAGAGCGTGTCCCACTTCAAGCTGTCCCACGGTGACGGCGTGGGCCTGGGCATGCTGCTGGCGCTCGACGTGGGGCGCCTCCTCGGCGTGACGCCCGGCCCCGTGGCCGAGCAGGCCGAAGCCGCGCTCGCCAATGGCCCCGGAGTGCAGGGCCGCGAGCGCGCCGCCGCCCTGCTCCGCCGCGCGCCGCTGAAGGACATCGTCACACTGCTCAACGCCGACAAGAAGGCGGGCCGCGGCGGCGAATTGCGCATGGTGCTCCTCACCGCCATCGGCACCGCCGTGGTGCAGGACGTGGCGGAGGCCACCTGGCGCGAGCTGTGGCCCGCCTGGACGAAGGGAGTCCGCCCATGA